Genomic window (Clarias gariepinus isolate MV-2021 ecotype Netherlands chromosome 4, CGAR_prim_01v2, whole genome shotgun sequence):
CAGTCTTCTGCAGCACAGTGGCTTTTAGAGCATCAGAGTCAAAGGACTCAGCGTAGGGAGCAACAGCTGCTCTTAGCTCCTCCAGTCTCTGCTGAATTTGGGTCTTCAGGTCCTCAGAATAGGGATCCAGTTTGTCCTTTACAGTAGACAGTTCCAGCTCGACACGCTCCTTCAGAACTTCAGCCTCTTTGGTGAATTTGGCCATGATCTCCTGGGCCAGAGGGTTCATCTGGTTCTGAAGAGTGACAGCATACTGACTGGCCACATTAGCACCATCTGTAATTCTAGCACTGTAGagtgaaaagaagaaatatactCATGAGAAAAGATAACTTGAGAcacaattaagaaaataaacacaatttttaaaaatcttactTGACTTTCTGTCCGAGTTGAGACTCTCTAATTGTTTTTAGTGTGTCCTCAGCAGTGTGTGTTGCTTTGGCCACATAGTCCCAGAAAGCATCAGTCAGTTGCTCTAACTGTGGTTTAGGTTCATCAGCATAGAACAAGTTGGCTTGGCAACCTGGTGAAAGAACCAAATAATTTCAGTTAGTATAATGAACTATATCTGTCCTTAAGAGTGCAGGGTTATGTATTGCCAATATGGCTTTAAACATTCAATAGCTTTCAAGCTACATACCATTACatacaagaaaataaagataCCTGTGAATACGGCAAGAACCAGAACCAAAAAGACCTTCATCATTCttgttttgtgtctgtaaagataaacaactactgtatgtaaaaaaaactgaataaaatgtagaaattaacACGACAAAATCTAACAAACAATACAATCTGTACAAATTGCTTTTTCTTACCTGCCCTGTCAGATGCCAGCTGTTTGTGTATGAGTACAAGCTCAGTAatcagtttatatactgtacagaggcATGAGTTGTATTGAGAGCCC
Coding sequences:
- the LOC128520461 gene encoding apolipoprotein A-I-like, which codes for MMKVFLVLVLAVFTGCQANLFYADEPKPQLEQLTDAFWDYVAKATHTAEDTLKTIRESQLGQKVNARITDGANVASQYAVTLQNQMNPLAQEIMAKFTKEAEVLKERVELELSTVKDKLDPYSEDLKTQIQQRLEELRAAVAPYAESFDSDALKATVLQKTEELRGSVEEKVKDLQSKLEPYTEELKQKVDQHLQEFQKTVAPLTEDLQAKVAERTALVQQGLAPFAEDLREKLDPYAKNLKDQLTSLYDSYIRTS